The Henckelia pumila isolate YLH828 chromosome 2, ASM3356847v2, whole genome shotgun sequence genome includes a window with the following:
- the LOC140882632 gene encoding transcription factor SAC51: MVMVKESHTCQQFSAWNSPGLDHLPLLQLDQCIPRSTCTANAALPEFSVSIIPGSNAGHQEAVDAFLKLPPLNGNVPHGTGNLYFKDSQCALLNRLGAAAKPSDATCAQKRFLIFDQSGNKTRLYFSSSFSHHNQIVASKIPAFANGSHEKPAARVDEHFSVNPIEENWDENELTDGEDEMLEDSEEIDALLYSDGEEEYEDDDDDGDGENDEVTSTGHTPYVTEDVHRKHKLFEKLDEEVASSDDLPKRQKLLDGAFKQPSLVGTESPTKPDSSYGYEDDVQSSNAGMRNCSDDIYSSKREKKIKVREALKILESIIPGVKSKDPLFIIDKAITHLKLMKLEAESLGLGPSDPNGKLASFP, from the coding sequence ATGGTTATGGTCAAAGAGTCTCACACTTGTCAGCAGTTCTCTGCTTGGAACTCTCCTGGTTTGGACCACTTGCCCCTTTTACAGCTGGACCAGTGCATCCCTCGTTCCACATGTACTGCCAATGCTGCTTTGCCAGAATTTTCAGTTTCTATTATACCTGGTTCAAATGCTGGGCATCAAGAGGCAGTTGACGCTTTCTTGAAACTGCCACCTCTGAATGGTAACGTACCGCATGGTACTGGAAACCTGTATTTCAAAGATTCCCAATGCGCCTTACTCAATAGGCTTGGGGCTGCAGCTAAACCGAGTGACGCTACTTGCGCTCAAAAAAGGTTTCTGATTTTTGATCAATCTGGAAATAAAACTAGATTGTATTTTAGTTCCTCCTTTTCTCACCACAACCAGATTGTTGCCTCCAAGATTCCTGCTTTTGCTAATGGTTCGCATGAAAAACCAGCAGCTCGAGTAGACGAGCATTTTTCGGTGAATCCCATTGAAGAAAATTGGGATGAAAATGAGTTGACTGATGGGGAAGATGAGATGCTTGAAGATTCGGAAGAAATCGACGCGTTGCTTTACTCTGATGGTGAAGAGGAGTacgaggatgatgatgatgatggtgaTGGTGAAAATGATGAAGTTACTAGCACGGGGCATACGCCATATGTCACTGAAGATGTGCATAGGAAGCACAAACTATTTGAGAAACTTGACGAAGAAGTGGCGAGTTCTGATGACTTGCCTAAAAGGCAAAAATTGCTTGATGGTGCCTTCAAGCAACCGTCATTGGTGGGTACTGAAAGTCCCACGAAACCGGATAGTTCATATGGATACGAGGATGATGTGCAGTCGAGTAATGCCGGTATGAGAAACTGCTCTGATGATATCTACTCCAGTAAGAGAGAAAAGAAGATCAAAGTCCGCGAGGCATTAAAGATCCTAGAGAGCATCATCCCTGGGGTGAAGAGCAAGGATCCACTTTTCATAATCGACAAAGCTATTACTCACTTGAAACTCATGAAACTCGAGGCCGAATCTCTTGGTCTTGGTCCCTCCGACCCTAATGGCAAACTTGCCTCTTTTCCATGA